A single Corynebacterium resistens DSM 45100 DNA region contains:
- the dapC gene encoding succinyldiaminopimelate transaminase translates to MTESSGAHPRVLRKPVGERLPDFPWDSLADATALAKAHPEGMVDLSVGTPIDPVAPHIQLALAESAAVPGYPQTKGTVRLREAIVGAMHRRYGVRGLSAESGVLPVVGTKEAIAWLPTLLGVGEGHTVVIPELAYPTYEVSARLAGAEVLRSDSLLKLGPEKVSLIYLNSPANPHGQVLGVDHLRKFVEYARRTGTVIISDECYLGLGFEGEQPVSILDSRVCDGDYRNLIAVHSLSKTSNMASYRAGWLAGDEQLIQELLEIRRHAGLMNPGPIQAAMVAALEEDGHETLQHELYRHRREILKKALLAAGFTIEHSDAGLYLWATEGRDGRETVARLAKLGILVAPGDFYGPRGQQFVRVGLTATDERIAVAAERLSNGLPE, encoded by the coding sequence ATGACTGAATCCTCGGGTGCGCACCCTCGGGTGCTTCGGAAGCCGGTAGGGGAACGACTGCCTGATTTTCCGTGGGACTCCCTCGCAGATGCGACGGCCTTGGCGAAGGCCCACCCGGAAGGAATGGTCGATCTTTCGGTAGGGACCCCAATCGATCCGGTTGCACCCCATATTCAGTTGGCCCTTGCGGAATCCGCCGCGGTTCCGGGCTACCCGCAGACAAAGGGAACGGTGCGCCTGCGCGAAGCCATTGTTGGGGCAATGCACCGTCGCTACGGTGTCAGGGGCCTCTCCGCTGAATCTGGTGTTCTGCCCGTGGTCGGCACCAAAGAAGCGATTGCGTGGCTACCAACGCTCCTCGGAGTGGGGGAAGGCCATACTGTGGTGATTCCCGAGCTGGCGTACCCCACGTACGAAGTTTCCGCTCGCTTGGCCGGTGCCGAGGTCCTGCGCAGCGATTCCTTGCTGAAGCTCGGCCCAGAGAAGGTCTCGCTGATTTATCTCAATTCCCCGGCTAACCCTCATGGTCAGGTCTTGGGGGTAGATCACCTGCGCAAGTTCGTTGAATACGCACGTCGCACGGGGACCGTCATCATCTCGGATGAGTGCTACCTCGGCTTGGGCTTCGAAGGTGAACAACCCGTATCCATTCTGGATTCGCGCGTGTGCGATGGCGATTACCGCAACTTGATCGCTGTGCATTCTCTATCCAAAACATCCAACATGGCCTCTTATCGCGCGGGATGGTTAGCTGGGGATGAGCAACTCATCCAGGAGTTGCTTGAGATTCGCCGTCATGCAGGGCTCATGAATCCCGGTCCAATTCAAGCTGCGATGGTGGCAGCTCTTGAAGAAGACGGCCATGAGACTTTGCAGCACGAACTTTATCGCCACCGTCGCGAGATTTTGAAGAAAGCCCTCCTAGCAGCTGGCTTCACCATTGAACACTCCGATGCTGGCCTGTATCTGTGGGCTACTGAGGGGCGCGATGGTCGAGAGACAGTCGCACGTTTGGCCAAACTGGGGATTCTCGTGGCTCCCGGCGACTTTTATGGCCCGCGGGGCCAGCAGTTCGTTCGTGTTGGATTGACCGCCACAGATGAACGAATCGCTGTCGCAGCTGAACGGCTCAGCAACGGACTGCCGGAATAG
- the fdxA gene encoding ferredoxin, producing MTYTIAQPCVDVMDRACVEECPVDCIYEGKRSLYIHPDECVDCGACEPVCPVEAIFYEDDIPDEWEEYNAANAAFFDDLGSPGGAAKMGPQDFDPPMVAALPPQNQD from the coding sequence ATGACTTACACCATTGCGCAGCCATGCGTGGATGTGATGGACCGTGCATGCGTTGAAGAATGCCCAGTTGACTGCATCTACGAAGGAAAGCGTTCCCTGTACATTCACCCTGACGAGTGCGTGGACTGCGGTGCTTGCGAGCCAGTTTGCCCGGTAGAGGCGATCTTCTACGAGGACGATATTCCGGATGAGTGGGAAGAGTACAACGCCGCAAACGCGGCGTTCTTCGATGACCTCGGTTCCCCAGGTGGTGCGGCTAAAATGGGTCCACAGGATTTCGATCCGCCAATGGTTGCAGCACTTCCGCCTCAAAACCAAGACTAA
- the mshB gene encoding N-acetyl-1-D-myo-inositol-2-amino-2-deoxy-alpha-D-glucopyranoside deacetylase: MPAHGILAVHAHPDDESIWTGLLLAKARRLGQEVTNVTCTLGEEGEVIGEKYARLVVESQRAGGTGLLGGYRVAELQRALRVLGISHGPLLLGGAGRWRDSGMAGTPSIEHPRAFAAENRPADFSLQVDQLVAIIKDRRPAVIVTYDRNGGYGHPDHIRAHHITHAAVEELRGTEWEPRQVLWAVTDRARVMPALEGVEVPEGWLMPTEGDVAGVDTRENPAKVDFVVEGDAEDVALKQKAMAAHATQVWVADGTSTDVNPAKRESDPVLYCLSNLLAMPLLNEESYAVGHSAEGINRDFAARLFATGRDDE; the protein is encoded by the coding sequence ATGCCCGCCCACGGAATTCTCGCCGTCCACGCTCACCCAGATGATGAATCTATCTGGACCGGCCTATTGTTGGCGAAAGCGCGCAGGTTAGGCCAGGAGGTGACGAATGTGACTTGCACGCTTGGTGAGGAAGGGGAAGTCATCGGGGAAAAGTACGCACGTCTCGTTGTTGAATCTCAGCGCGCTGGTGGTACTGGATTGTTGGGTGGCTACCGCGTCGCGGAGCTGCAGCGGGCCCTGCGAGTTTTGGGTATTAGCCATGGTCCGTTGCTGCTCGGAGGGGCTGGACGATGGCGAGATTCCGGCATGGCCGGTACTCCTTCCATCGAGCATCCACGAGCCTTCGCTGCCGAAAACCGCCCGGCAGACTTCTCACTTCAGGTTGATCAGTTGGTGGCCATCATCAAGGATCGACGCCCCGCGGTTATCGTGACTTACGATCGAAATGGGGGATACGGGCACCCTGACCACATTCGTGCACACCACATCACCCACGCGGCGGTTGAAGAACTTCGTGGAACGGAATGGGAACCACGGCAGGTGCTGTGGGCCGTTACGGATCGCGCGCGAGTAATGCCGGCTCTCGAAGGTGTGGAAGTGCCAGAAGGATGGCTGATGCCAACGGAAGGCGATGTAGCTGGGGTGGACACACGGGAGAATCCAGCAAAAGTTGATTTTGTGGTTGAGGGGGATGCCGAGGATGTGGCGTTGAAACAAAAAGCCATGGCAGCCCACGCCACCCAAGTCTGGGTGGCTGACGGCACTTCAACGGATGTGAATCCGGCTAAGCGTGAAAGCGATCCGGTACTCTACTGCTTGTCGAACCTGTTGGCAATGCCATTGCTGAATGAAGAAAGTTACGCCGTGGGCCACAGTGCAGAAGGGATAAACCGGGATTTCGCAGCCCGGCTGTTCGCTACCGGCCGAGATGACGAGTAG
- a CDS encoding ABC transporter family substrate-binding protein, whose protein sequence is MSGKRFMRTCMALVATISVASCQANPGDAPTVEEESTTTSTPAPLNRDDRGKGKQITVGVDAFTSNLNPHLAGNESSLISAIADLTLPSAFVMGPGGWVQDTNLLSEVTPNDPQAPTSIRYKLNPQAQWSDGTPVTSSDFEYLANQMANTAGVEGADGYRRIAKFESQGSATEFSITLKEPYTAWKELFRHVLPSHIYRAENHRFGEMMENASAASAGAYMVAAVDAGRGIVELQRNDRYWGANPALTDKLVFTAVPDTATAAQMLRTGQIQMLAMRPAEQSQLAVQQIKGVQQRMTSRAVQLNLSANLRSQAMRDPKLRALVMRALDRDVIAKVVTKRAQAPKPRWDVLPAALSGEPAKTKNAPHKLITIGVNSDDVLAVNAARTVADQLVQAGFDARVSTIEASALHTTALADGSVDLVVHWQNSPTSPSQYSDQFGCATANGANAGGVAGGSGSTNENTDASATKSTTARNAEPSHSTDAGISATSSATASNNNQNEPQGDDTEATKNQLTVGNNISGFCSASIDRIVERAVTNADDRLFSSQAKIDEDIAAQNAVLPLLGEQHLVATNPTLQGPSADLSDWPFSPTSGIFPSAARWTLQDGQTGQAGEASSSATGPTTTADSK, encoded by the coding sequence ATGTCCGGCAAGCGTTTCATGCGCACCTGCATGGCTTTGGTGGCCACCATCAGCGTGGCGTCATGCCAAGCAAACCCTGGCGACGCACCGACGGTTGAAGAAGAAAGCACCACAACCTCCACCCCGGCGCCCCTGAACAGGGATGACCGGGGCAAGGGAAAGCAAATCACGGTCGGGGTGGATGCGTTCACCTCAAACCTCAACCCGCATCTAGCGGGAAACGAATCGTCGCTGATTTCGGCGATAGCGGACCTCACGCTGCCCAGCGCTTTTGTGATGGGGCCCGGGGGTTGGGTGCAGGACACAAATTTGCTTAGTGAGGTAACCCCTAATGATCCGCAAGCCCCGACGTCCATTCGCTACAAACTGAATCCCCAAGCGCAGTGGTCTGATGGCACGCCGGTGACGAGTAGCGACTTTGAATACCTTGCCAACCAAATGGCCAACACCGCAGGTGTGGAGGGTGCCGATGGGTATCGGCGGATTGCGAAATTCGAATCTCAGGGGTCAGCCACCGAGTTCAGCATCACGTTGAAAGAACCATATACAGCGTGGAAAGAACTTTTCCGCCACGTCCTGCCGAGCCATATTTACCGCGCCGAGAACCATAGATTCGGCGAGATGATGGAGAACGCTTCGGCCGCCTCCGCGGGAGCGTATATGGTCGCAGCGGTCGATGCAGGCCGCGGTATCGTCGAATTACAGCGCAATGACCGCTACTGGGGGGCAAACCCAGCTCTGACTGACAAACTGGTCTTCACCGCAGTACCGGATACTGCTACGGCTGCACAAATGCTGCGTACCGGGCAGATTCAAATGCTGGCGATGCGTCCGGCGGAACAATCGCAGTTGGCGGTCCAGCAGATCAAGGGCGTACAACAGCGAATGACAAGCAGAGCTGTACAGCTCAATTTGTCGGCTAATCTGCGCAGTCAAGCTATGCGGGATCCAAAGCTAAGAGCCCTAGTCATGCGTGCTCTCGATCGTGATGTGATCGCAAAGGTCGTGACAAAGCGCGCTCAGGCACCCAAGCCTCGGTGGGATGTTCTTCCGGCTGCGCTTTCGGGCGAGCCCGCTAAGACAAAAAATGCTCCGCACAAGCTCATCACCATCGGTGTGAATTCTGATGACGTACTAGCCGTGAATGCTGCCCGAACCGTGGCTGACCAACTAGTACAAGCGGGTTTTGATGCTCGGGTTAGCACCATCGAGGCCAGCGCATTGCACACCACTGCCTTGGCCGATGGTTCGGTGGATCTGGTTGTGCACTGGCAAAATAGCCCAACTAGCCCCAGCCAGTACTCTGATCAGTTCGGCTGCGCTACGGCCAATGGAGCCAACGCTGGGGGCGTGGCAGGTGGTTCAGGGAGCACGAACGAAAACACTGATGCATCCGCCACAAAATCCACAACGGCTAGAAATGCGGAGCCATCTCATTCGACGGATGCTGGAATCTCTGCTACCTCCTCCGCCACGGCTTCGAATAACAACCAAAATGAACCCCAAGGCGACGATACCGAGGCAACAAAAAACCAGCTCACTGTAGGAAACAACATCAGTGGGTTCTGTTCCGCCAGCATTGACCGGATCGTCGAACGTGCTGTGACCAATGCGGACGACCGTTTGTTTAGCTCGCAGGCCAAGATCGACGAAGATATAGCTGCGCAAAATGCGGTGCTGCCACTGTTAGGAGAGCAGCACCTCGTCGCCACAAACCCTACGCTGCAAGGACCTAGCGCGGATCTTTCCGACTGGCCCTTCAGCCCCACGAGTGGAATCTTCCCATCGGCTGCGCGTTGGACGCTACAGGATGGCCAAACAGGACAGGCGGGAGAGGCTAGTTCATCCGCCACCGGGCCGACCACCACGGCAGACTCAAAATAA
- the typA gene encoding translational GTPase TypA gives MSLTEFRNVAIVAHVDHGKTTLVDAMLHQSGAFSAHGEVEERVMDSGDLEKEKGITILAKNTAIRRAGAGKDGSDLIINVIDTPGHADFGGEVERALSMVDGVVLLVDASEGPLPQTRFVLGKALAAKMPVIICVNKTDRPDARIDEVVEEAQDLLLELASTLDDEAAEAAEQLLDLPVLYTSGREGKASTENPGNGNVPDSEDLQPLFDVLYEVLPEPSADVEGPLQAHVTNLDSSSFLGRIGLVRIHAGKLRKGQQVAWIHYDEDGNEHTKTAKIAELLRTVGVTRVPADEVIAGDIAAISGIDDIMIGDTLADPENPVALPRITVDEPAISMTIGVNTSPMAGKGGGDKLTARMVKARLDQELIGNVSLRVLPTERPDAWEVQGRGEMALSVLVETMRREGFELTVGKPQVVTKTVDGQLQEPYENLVIDVPEEHLGAITQLMAARKGRMEGMDNTGTGWVRMRFIVPARGLIGFRTVFMTETRGTGIANSYSAGYEAWAGEIKDRATGSLVADRSGQITAYALQQLADRGTFFVEPGAEAYEGMVVGANNRDEDMDINITKEKKLTNMRSATADATVTLAKARNLTLEEAMEFCGVDECVEVAPDVVRVRKTILNATDRARARSREKQRNK, from the coding sequence GTGTCTTTGACTGAATTCCGTAATGTTGCCATCGTCGCACACGTCGACCACGGTAAGACGACTCTCGTGGATGCCATGCTCCACCAATCTGGCGCCTTCTCCGCCCACGGCGAGGTGGAAGAACGTGTGATGGACTCCGGTGACCTGGAAAAGGAAAAGGGCATCACCATCCTCGCTAAGAACACCGCCATCCGCCGGGCGGGCGCGGGCAAGGATGGCTCCGATCTGATCATCAACGTCATCGATACCCCAGGTCACGCCGACTTTGGTGGCGAGGTGGAGCGTGCGCTGTCCATGGTGGACGGTGTTGTTTTGCTGGTTGACGCCTCCGAGGGGCCACTGCCACAGACTCGATTTGTGCTCGGCAAGGCACTGGCCGCGAAAATGCCAGTCATCATCTGTGTGAACAAGACTGACCGACCCGATGCCCGCATCGACGAGGTCGTAGAAGAGGCACAGGATCTGCTGCTGGAACTGGCCTCCACCCTCGATGACGAAGCTGCTGAGGCGGCTGAGCAACTACTAGATCTGCCAGTGCTGTACACCTCCGGTCGTGAGGGCAAAGCTTCCACCGAGAATCCAGGCAACGGCAACGTGCCGGACTCCGAGGATCTGCAACCGCTGTTCGATGTGCTGTATGAAGTACTTCCAGAGCCAAGCGCCGATGTGGAGGGGCCATTGCAAGCCCACGTCACAAACCTTGACTCTTCCAGCTTCCTAGGCCGCATTGGTCTGGTGCGTATTCACGCCGGCAAGCTGCGCAAGGGACAGCAGGTTGCGTGGATTCACTACGACGAAGATGGCAACGAACATACCAAGACTGCAAAGATCGCGGAGCTACTTCGCACGGTCGGCGTGACCCGAGTGCCAGCCGACGAGGTTATCGCCGGTGATATTGCTGCCATCTCGGGTATTGACGACATCATGATTGGCGATACTTTGGCGGATCCGGAGAACCCAGTGGCTCTGCCGCGTATCACCGTGGATGAGCCAGCGATCTCCATGACTATCGGCGTAAATACCTCTCCGATGGCCGGCAAGGGCGGAGGCGATAAGCTGACCGCTCGCATGGTGAAGGCTCGCTTGGATCAGGAGCTCATCGGTAACGTTTCCCTTCGTGTGCTTCCAACCGAGCGCCCAGATGCTTGGGAGGTGCAGGGCCGTGGTGAGATGGCACTGTCCGTGCTAGTTGAGACCATGCGCCGCGAAGGCTTTGAACTGACGGTGGGTAAGCCGCAGGTGGTGACCAAGACCGTTGACGGTCAGCTACAGGAGCCATACGAAAACCTCGTTATCGATGTTCCAGAAGAGCACTTGGGAGCCATCACTCAGTTGATGGCAGCCCGAAAGGGCCGCATGGAGGGCATGGATAACACCGGAACCGGTTGGGTTCGCATGAGGTTTATTGTTCCCGCTCGTGGTCTTATTGGTTTCCGTACTGTCTTTATGACTGAAACGCGTGGCACGGGCATTGCCAATAGCTATTCGGCTGGTTATGAAGCATGGGCTGGCGAGATCAAGGACCGTGCCACCGGTTCTTTGGTTGCCGACCGTTCGGGCCAGATCACTGCCTACGCCCTCCAGCAGCTTGCTGACCGTGGCACCTTCTTCGTGGAGCCGGGTGCGGAAGCATACGAGGGAATGGTCGTCGGCGCGAATAACCGTGATGAGGACATGGATATCAACATCACCAAGGAGAAGAAGCTCACGAACATGCGCTCTGCCACTGCGGACGCGACCGTGACCTTGGCTAAGGCGCGCAACCTGACGCTTGAGGAAGCTATGGAGTTCTGTGGTGTGGATGAATGTGTCGAGGTCGCACCCGACGTTGTTCGCGTGCGCAAGACCATCTTGAACGCGACCGATCGCGCTCGTGCTCGTTCGCGCGAAAAGCAGCGTAACAAGTAA
- a CDS encoding Rv1157c family protein, which produces MALSRYSRRALAALTAAGALAAPAVIAPSAAQAAPQSSVGPIDHLGRPAPHVLNQLDAIAKNPQLPKEVREKIAKAVSFFRGDGKPGVKMPKSGPAFTQFGWPTVSGKCIGGKNKAVGTAMAVPGPAKLPLPGVKAGEVNFVFTGLGTGKVAKHQKAPMNVRWINLNTGKVGLTKLGYNGINPDGPATVNGAAKTGRGTVLALLEGGVTTYEKESGNTHCSFLPTAAMINVR; this is translated from the coding sequence ATGGCACTCTCTCGCTACTCACGTCGTGCACTGGCTGCGCTGACAGCTGCTGGCGCTCTGGCTGCGCCCGCCGTAATTGCTCCCAGTGCAGCCCAGGCTGCACCGCAGTCATCTGTTGGCCCGATCGACCACTTGGGTCGCCCAGCCCCACACGTGCTGAATCAGCTCGACGCGATCGCGAAAAACCCTCAACTTCCCAAGGAAGTTCGGGAGAAGATCGCCAAGGCTGTGAGCTTCTTCCGTGGAGATGGCAAGCCAGGAGTGAAGATGCCAAAGAGCGGCCCTGCCTTCACTCAGTTCGGTTGGCCTACAGTTTCCGGCAAATGCATCGGTGGGAAGAACAAAGCTGTTGGCACTGCCATGGCCGTTCCCGGCCCTGCCAAGCTCCCTCTCCCAGGCGTTAAGGCCGGTGAAGTGAACTTTGTCTTCACGGGTCTTGGCACCGGCAAGGTTGCCAAGCACCAAAAGGCTCCAATGAACGTGCGTTGGATCAACCTCAATACCGGCAAGGTCGGCCTCACCAAGCTGGGATACAACGGCATTAATCCGGACGGCCCAGCAACCGTAAACGGTGCAGCAAAGACGGGTCGTGGAACCGTCCTCGCCCTGCTGGAAGGTGGCGTGACCACCTACGAGAAGGAATCTGGCAACACCCATTGTTCCTTCCTCCCCACCGCTGCAATGATCAACGTTCGTTAA
- a CDS encoding DUF402 domain-containing protein produces MTDIDLHPIKVETFDIAGQFNIDPKGNERHVDEYRLHDNALYMGRPADHPDFNYLESWLLPGHNLRISRFHFREGFKATQELYVDIALIDRRCENSVDNGNNRPPEVWTTRDLYVDLVSHSDGRWDLLDLDELGAAIEEGYLRASEAAAALITTQSAIDGIGSLGFDGWIESLGVEIDWPVWEERH; encoded by the coding sequence ATGACGGACATTGACCTACACCCGATCAAAGTTGAAACCTTTGACATCGCAGGCCAGTTCAATATCGACCCCAAGGGCAACGAGCGCCATGTTGATGAGTATCGATTACATGACAATGCCTTGTACATGGGCCGGCCGGCAGACCACCCTGATTTCAACTACCTAGAATCGTGGCTTCTCCCTGGTCACAACCTACGCATCAGCCGATTCCATTTCCGCGAAGGGTTCAAGGCGACCCAGGAACTTTACGTCGATATCGCGCTGATCGATCGCAGATGCGAGAACTCTGTCGATAACGGCAACAATAGACCCCCAGAAGTATGGACCACGAGAGACCTCTACGTTGACCTAGTCAGCCACTCCGACGGTCGGTGGGATCTTCTTGACCTCGACGAACTAGGGGCCGCGATCGAGGAAGGCTACCTTCGAGCGTCCGAAGCCGCTGCTGCGTTGATCACCACACAATCCGCGATTGATGGAATTGGGAGCCTAGGATTCGACGGTTGGATTGAAAGCTTGGGCGTCGAGATAGATTGGCCTGTGTGGGAAGAGCGACATTAG
- a CDS encoding NAD(P)-binding oxidoreductase yields MAKKIIVIGGHGKVAQLATPLLVNEGYEVTSVIRNPHHVPDIEALGAKPELQDITELSVEQFTDVLSGHDAIIWSAGAGGGAPERTYAIDRDAAINSIAAAKKAGVNRYVMVSYFGAGPDHGVPEDHSFFAYAESKAAADAALRESGLDWTILGPGTLTDTDGRDSIDAEASEPAKVARATVANVIAHTVFNSGTEQRTINFNEGETPIPVALNPEL; encoded by the coding sequence ATGGCTAAAAAGATTATCGTCATCGGAGGCCACGGCAAGGTGGCCCAGCTTGCAACTCCCCTGCTCGTCAACGAGGGCTACGAAGTCACTTCCGTGATTCGCAACCCACACCACGTTCCTGATATTGAAGCTTTGGGCGCAAAGCCAGAGCTGCAGGACATTACCGAATTATCCGTTGAGCAGTTCACTGACGTGTTGAGTGGCCACGATGCCATCATTTGGTCTGCTGGGGCCGGTGGCGGTGCACCTGAACGTACCTACGCTATCGACCGCGATGCAGCTATCAACTCCATCGCCGCAGCCAAAAAGGCTGGCGTGAACCGCTACGTCATGGTTTCCTACTTTGGCGCTGGCCCTGACCATGGTGTTCCGGAGGATCACTCTTTCTTCGCCTACGCCGAATCCAAGGCAGCGGCCGATGCTGCACTGCGTGAATCCGGCTTGGACTGGACGATCTTGGGACCAGGCACCCTGACCGATACCGATGGCCGAGATTCTATTGACGCCGAAGCATCCGAGCCGGCGAAAGTCGCTCGCGCGACGGTAGCCAACGTTATCGCGCATACCGTGTTCAACTCAGGCACTGAGCAGCGCACAATCAACTTCAATGAAGGAGAGACCCCCATTCCCGTGGCCCTTAACCCGGAGCTATAG
- a CDS encoding excalibur calcium-binding domain-containing protein, translating to MKKRLMVAGLSISLVISGISPAVAQEESPLSSLAGSATAQNTENNTDPAEKKDTSTSEGNGAPSGSGTSDDGAKQSDDLSSQPVGSTDVRTVFGVVVGALAIGGLISAGINWAIQARILPNPFAPAKKAPAKKPAITPAKKAAVKKAPAKKSAVTPAKKAPTHPAPAKPSPKPAPAPRPAPAPVKKPAPRPAPAPRPQNVYYANCKDVWNRLGHPITANDAGYSGRLDRDGDGIACESRPRY from the coding sequence ATGAAGAAACGATTGATGGTTGCGGGGCTGTCCATCAGCCTCGTTATTAGCGGTATTTCCCCCGCAGTGGCGCAAGAAGAAAGCCCGTTGTCTTCCCTAGCCGGATCTGCCACGGCTCAGAACACGGAAAATAACACCGATCCAGCCGAAAAGAAGGATACCTCCACTTCTGAAGGTAACGGAGCTCCGTCCGGTTCAGGAACTTCGGATGATGGCGCTAAGCAAAGCGACGACCTGAGCTCTCAGCCTGTCGGCTCCACGGACGTGCGCACCGTATTCGGCGTGGTTGTTGGAGCTCTGGCCATCGGCGGTCTGATTTCTGCTGGTATCAACTGGGCAATTCAGGCACGGATCTTGCCTAATCCTTTCGCTCCAGCAAAGAAGGCACCAGCCAAGAAGCCTGCTATCACCCCTGCGAAGAAGGCGGCGGTGAAGAAGGCTCCAGCCAAGAAGTCTGCCGTCACCCCTGCGAAGAAGGCTCCAACGCACCCGGCTCCGGCCAAGCCTTCGCCGAAGCCTGCACCAGCTCCACGCCCAGCTCCAGCACCAGTTAAGAAGCCAGCTCCACGTCCAGCTCCGGCCCCGCGCCCGCAGAACGTTTACTACGCCAACTGCAAGGATGTCTGGAACCGTCTCGGCCACCCCATCACTGCTAACGATGCCGGTTACTCTGGACGGCTCGATCGAGATGGCGATGGTATTGCTTGCGAGAGTCGCCCGCGCTACTAA
- a CDS encoding IS3 family transposase (programmed frameshift), whose amino-acid sequence MRARSSLSEQQREKLVECFEQGMGSKAVAKALSVSKHAVRSLYRRFQLHGRLCLVEKPTKQQYSFEIKKEVVQRHLAGETKMDLAREFGLSSDQLVTSWSWERRKGGDEALKPKPKGRPKGSAAPKPLTEEEKLRRRIARLEAENAYFKKIAGLEESGTRLKVQAIVILKSHHRLEYLLEAAGIPRSTFFYHQKRLGQSDKHAELKDAIRASFERNKHRFGYRRVLLDLRNQGWVVNHKLVYKLMHQMGIRAKIRQRRPYVSYTATISHIADNKLDRKFTPDQPNTVFVSDVTEFRVAGRKVYLSPVMDLFDRSIVAHTVAPSPSTAFNADSLTKAIAVCVPEPGWMMHTDQGFQYQHASWRDLIGDNGGVQSMSRKANCYDNAVMENFFGHLKTEMYHGEVFDTVAEFNQAIDEYIGWYNTERIQQRLKGLTPMQYRNQTLEALTT is encoded by the exons TTGAGAGCACGAAGCTCGCTAAGTGAGCAGCAGCGTGAGAAGTTGGTTGAGTGTTTCGAGCAGGGCATGGGTTCTAAAGCTGTGGCGAAGGCTCTTAGCGTCTCCAAACACGCCGTCCGTTCGCTCTATCGGCGGTTTCAGCTGCATGGCAGGCTATGTCTTGTGGAGAAACCGACAAAGCAGCAGTATTCTTTCGAGATCAAAAAGGAAGTTGTCCAACGCCACCTGGCCGGCGAGACAAAGATGGATCTTGCGCGTGAGTTTGGCCTGTCGTCAGACCAGCTCGTCACTAGTTGGTCCTGGGAACGGCGCAAAGGTGGCGATGAGGCGTTAAAACCGAAGCCGAAGGGCAGACCCAAAGGGTCGGCTGCGCCAAAGCCGCTTACCGAAGAGGAGAAGCTGCGGCGCCGGATCGCGCGGTTGGAAGCGGAGAACGCTTATT TTAAAAAAATTGCGGGACTTGAGGAATCAGGGACGCGCCTGAAAGTCCAGGCGATTGTCATCCTCAAGTCACACCACCGCTTGGAGTACCTCCTAGAGGCAGCAGGTATCCCACGGTCGACGTTCTTCTACCACCAGAAACGTCTCGGCCAGTCAGATAAGCACGCCGAGCTCAAAGACGCGATCCGGGCAAGTTTTGAACGTAACAAGCATCGCTTTGGTTACCGGCGAGTGCTACTTGACCTGCGTAACCAGGGGTGGGTGGTCAACCACAAACTCGTCTACAAACTCATGCACCAGATGGGCATTCGAGCCAAGATCCGCCAACGCAGACCATATGTTTCCTACACCGCGACGATCAGCCACATCGCTGACAACAAGCTTGACCGCAAGTTCACCCCGGATCAGCCAAACACCGTCTTTGTCAGCGACGTCACCGAGTTCAGGGTCGCTGGCCGCAAGGTCTACCTGTCACCAGTGATGGACCTGTTCGATCGCTCAATTGTTGCCCACACCGTGGCTCCATCGCCGTCGACAGCGTTTAACGCTGATTCCCTGACCAAGGCGATCGCGGTTTGTGTGCCTGAACCTGGGTGGATGATGCACACTGACCAAGGCTTCCAATACCAGCACGCGTCCTGGCGCGACCTGATCGGTGACAACGGTGGTGTGCAGTCGATGTCGCGTAAAGCCAACTGTTACGACAACGCGGTCATGGAGAACTTCTTCGGACACTTGAAAACCGAGATGTACCACGGTGAAGTCTTCGACACCGTCGCAGAATTCAACCAAGCAATCGACGAATACATCGGGTGGTACAACACCGAACGCATCCAGCAACGACTCAAGGGCCTGACCCCGATGCAATATCGGAATCAGACCCTTGAAGCCCTAACCACCTAG